A region of the Nitrospirota bacterium genome:
GCCCCGCCTCGGCGGTCGGTTTGGTCACGATACCCAGCTTGCCGGTGGCGGTGCAACCGACCAAGAGCAGCGCGAGGAGAAGGCTCCAGAACTTCTGTTTCAGCGCCATGATGTCCCCCCTTCGTCACCCATCACTTATCACCCGTCACCGCGCTATTCTCGGATCGCCTTGGCTCGCTTCTGCAGGTAGGCGTTGCGGACGGCCCCGTAGAGGTCCACCGTCGCCTCCTCGACCCCCTCGAAGGTGGTCTCGATGTTGAGAGACCGTTCGTTGACGATGTAGCCGGCCCGGACGCCGAGCTGGGCAAAGAGGATGGTGTCCTCGTGCGGCACGAGCTTGGGCGCCCCGTCCAGCTTGATGACCGGGAACACGAACCAGTTGAAGGGATCCAGCGCCAGATCCCCGATGTAGCCGAGCCCGTCGCGGACCGTGAACGAGCCGAAGATCGGAATGACCAGATACGGGCCGGGCGGGATGCCGTAGTAGCCGAACGTCTGGCCGCTGTCCTCGACCGGCGTCCGCAGGTCGAGGACCTCCCCGGCGAAATCGAACATGCCGGCGATCCCGAACGACGCGTTGAGCACCGTGCGGGTGACCTCGATGGCCGCCCCTTTGATCTTGCCCTGCAGCACGTTGTTGACGAACCGGGGCACGAACCGGATGGTGTGAAAGGTGTTGTGGAGCCCCTCCTCGAGCCCGTCGGGCATGATCTTGTCGTAGACCTTGGCGACCGGCCGGACCAGGTACTCGTCCAGCTTCCGGTTGAACGTGAACATCGCCTGGTTGAAGGGCTCCCAGGGGTCGTACTCCTCGATCGGCTCGGCCAGCCCCTCTGCCTTGGCAAAGGGGTCGTAGGGCTCTTCTTCCTCCCCCTTCGGCTTGACCGGGAGGTCCTTCTGAAACCCGCCTCCCTCTGCCTGACTGAGCATCAAGGGAGCCGGCGTGGGCGATTCAGGCTCTGACGGCTTCTCTCCGTTCTCCGGCTCAGCGGCGGACCCGGCACCGACCGGCTCGGGCGTCGGCGCCTCGGCTGGCTCCGTCCGCTCGTCCGGCAGGCCGGCTGCCGCCGGCTGAGATGGGAGGCCAAGGATTCCGTCTGCAGAGACCTCCAAGGACGGCGCGCCCTGCATGGACAAGGCTTCAATACCGTCGGTCAGCGAGCCGGACCATTCGGCGCAGCCGCCGAGCCCCGCGACGGTCAATCCCGCCAGCATCAAG
Encoded here:
- a CDS encoding MlaA family lipoprotein, which encodes MQARTGFDRDRLTHLMLAGLTVAGLGGCAEWSGSLTDGIEALSMQGAPSLEVSADGILGLPSQPAAAGLPDERTEPAEAPTPEPVGAGSAAEPENGEKPSEPESPTPAPLMLSQAEGGGFQKDLPVKPKGEEEEPYDPFAKAEGLAEPIEEYDPWEPFNQAMFTFNRKLDEYLVRPVAKVYDKIMPDGLEEGLHNTFHTIRFVPRFVNNVLQGKIKGAAIEVTRTVLNASFGIAGMFDFAGEVLDLRTPVEDSGQTFGYYGIPPGPYLVIPIFGSFTVRDGLGYIGDLALDPFNWFVFPVIKLDGAPKLVPHEDTILFAQLGVRAGYIVNERSLNIETTFEGVEEATVDLYGAVRNAYLQKRAKAIRE